The region TAGAAGCCGTGCACCTTGTTGTATTCGACGCGCAGGTTGGCGATGCCGGTGCGGGCGCGCTCGCGCGTTTCGAGATCGATCAGGAACTGGCCGGCGTTTTCCGACAGGCCGCGCAACTCGTCGAGGTCGGGGTCGAAGCCGCGTGCAATCACGCCGCCGTCGCGCACCATTGCAGCCGGTTCCAGCATGATCGAGCGTTCCAGCAGGTCGAGGCATTCGGTCGGCGTCGCCAGCGCGTCGTGCAGGTCCAGCAGCAACGGCGCATCGGCGTCGCGGCTGCACATCGCCACGTAATTGCGCAGCGAACCCAGTTGCTGCAGACCGCCGCGCAGGCCGGCGAGATCGCGCGGACGCGCCGACAGCAGCGCAATGCGCGTGGTAATGCGTTCGATGTCCGGGACCGCCGCCAAGGTCGCGGACAGGCCGGAGCAAGCGTCGGTGCGCATCAATGCATTGATGGCGGCGTGGCGTGCACGGGCGACTTTCTGGTCGCGGCGCGCATGATGCAGCCAGTGGCGCAGCAGGCGCGAACCCATCGCCGTGCGGCAATGGTCGAGCAGCGAGAACAGCGTCGGCGCCAGCGCGCTGGCGTCCTGCGCGCGGATGGTTTCGGTCAGTTCCAGGTTGCGGCGGGTGGACGCGTCGAGGCCGATGAACTCGTTTTCCGATTCCACCGTCAGCGCGCGCACGTGCTGCAGGCCTTTGCCCTGGGTCGACTGCGCATAGCGCAGCAGCGCGCCGCCGGCGCCGATGGCGGCGCTCATGCCTTCCGCGCCGAAGCCGTTCAGCGTGGCTACCGACAATTGATCGAGCAAGGCCTTCTCGCCGCTGGGCTGGTCGAAATGCCAGTCCGGCACCGTGGTCGGCTTGCCGGCGAGGATGTGCGAATAGGCCACTTCTTCAGCGTCGCCGATCAGCGTTTCGGCTGGCGAGATGCGCTCCAGCTCCTGCTTCAGGCGCGCTTCCAGCAAGGCCGGTTCAGCACTGAACTCCATGAGCTTCAATGCGCCGCTTGCCATCGACAGCCAGGCCAGGCCGACGGTGACGGTCTTGCGCTGTTTGCCGGAGGCGACGTTGACGGCCAGCAGCGGGCGTTCCGATTTTTCCGGCAGCAGGTCGGAGTCGGTCAGCGTGCCCGGCGTGATCACGCGCACCACCTTGCGTTCGACCGGCCCCTTGCTGGTGGCCGGGTCGCCGATCTGTTCGCAGATCGCCACCGATTCGCCCAGCTTGATCAGTTTGACCAGGTACTGGTCGACCGAGTGGAAGGGAATCCCCGCCATCTTGATCGGCGAGCCGTTCGACGAACCGCGCTGTGTCAAGGTGATGCCCATCAGGCGCGACGCCTTTTCGGCGTCGTCGAAAAACAATTCGTAGAAGTCGCCCATGCGGTAGAACACCAGCGTGGTCGGATACTCCGCCTTGATGCGCAGGTACTGGACCATCATGGGAGTGTGCTTCTCGCCGCCGGCGCTGCCGGGATCGGATTCAACGGTGGATTTCAAGTGTTTGGTCATTCAGTCAATTGCCGACGCCGCTTCAAGGATGAAATGAGAATGGCGTCGTCTTGCGAAGGTTTTCGTGGATTCTGGCGATCTGCCATTTTACCGCGTGCAGAGGCCGCATACGAGGCTGAAGTACAAGGCGGACTCCAGATGGTTCTACCGTTAACGGTAGTTGACAGACAGTTAATTCTGCGGTTCCGTACATATTGCTGTTCCGCCAAGAAAAAGGGCGACCTGCTCGCGCAGCCCGCCCCAACTCCTCAAAAAACCGAAACAGCTTTCAGTTTCAGCGCGTATGCACGCAAGCTCCCGCCGAATAAGTCGCGGTAATCGCCCGGTCGTCGGCCAGGATCGCCAGCGCGAAAAGTTGTTCTTCCAGGCTCTCCGTGGTGGCGCTGCGGCGCGCCAACAGCGGCGTGCATTTCGGATCCAGCACGATGAAGTCGGCGTCGCAGCCGGCGGCGAAGTTGCCGATCCTGCCTTCCAGCTGCAGGGCGCGCGCGCCGCCCAGCGTGGCCAGGTAGAACATGCGCTGCGCGGACAGATGGGTGCCGGCCATGCGGCCGACCTTGTACAGCTCGTTCATCGTTTGCAGCATCGAGAAGCTGGTGCCGCCGCCGACGTCAGTTGCCAGCGATACCGGCATGCGCAGCTTGTCGGCGTTGGCGAAATCGAACAGGCCGCTGCCGAGGAACAGGTTGGAGGTCGGGCACACCGTCGCCACCGATTGCGTCGCCGCCATGCGCGCGCGGTCGGCGTCGTCCAGCCAGATGCAGTGCGCGTACAGCGCGCGCTTTCGCATCAGGCCATATTGATCGTAGACCTCGAGATAGCTGCGGCTGTCGGGAAACAGTTCCTTGACCCATTGCACTTCGTCGGTGTTTTCGGCGACATGGGTCTGGATATAGGTGTCCGGATATTGCATCGCCAGTTCGCCGGCCAGCTTCAGCTGTTGTGGCGTCGAGGTCGGCGCAAAGCGCACCGTGATGGCGTAGTGCTGGCGGCCCTTGTTGTGCCAGCGCTTGATCAGCGCTTCGGTTTCGCGCGCACCGCTTTCGGCCGTGTCGCGCAGGAAGTCCGGCGCGTTGCGGTCCATCAGGCATTTGCCGGCCACCATGCGCAGGTTCAGCTCGCTGCTGCGGTTGAAAAAAGCATCCACCGATTGCGGATGCACGGTGCAATACACGGCCGCCGTGGTGGTGCCGTTGCGCAGCAGTTCGGCCAGGAAGAAGTCGGCCACTTCGCTCGCATGTTCGCCGCTCTCGAATCGGCGCTCGGCCGGGAAGGTGTACGTGTTCAGCCACGGCAGCAGGCCCGGTGCGGGCGAGCCGATGATGTCAGTCTGCGGGTAGTGGACGTGGGTGTCGATGAAGCCGGGCGTGATGATCTTGCCGCGATAGTCGAGCGGCACGCAGCCGGCGGGCAGGGTGGCGGACAGTTTGCCGTAATCGCCGGCGGCGACGATTTTTCCATCGGCGACGATCAGCAGGCCGTCGCTGTGCCATTGCGTGGCGTGTTCGTCGAAGGCGGGGTCGTTGCGGAAATGGAGCAGGCTGGCGCGGTAGGCTTGCACGTGGGGAGTCATGATGGTCCTTAATCTTGGCTATCCGGTTGCGTGCTGCGCATGACGTGAAGGCGCAACTGCGAACAACCGAATGATACTGGTATGGGATGAAACGCTGGAACAGATGCTGCTGAGGCGACGGTCCGGTTGTCCTTAGCTCCGGCCGTCCAGCATGTGTGTGGCCAGCTTGGCCCTGATGTTTCGGTCCGGCTGCTGCGAACGGATTTCCCATAACTGCATCAGTTGCGCCACCACCGCGATCGCGATGCTGGCGGGTTCCTTGCCATAGATGCCCGGAATGCCGATCGGGCAGGTCATCTTGTTCAGTTGTTCCTGTGTGATGCCGCGCTCAAGCAGACGGTGTTCGAATTGCTTGCGCTTGGTCTGCGATCCGATCAGCCCGTACCAGCCGATGTCGGCGCGCTTCAGGATGCGTTCGCTCAGTTGCTGGTCCAGCGCGTGGCTGTGCGTCATCACGAGGAAGCAGGCGCCCGGCTCGGCCATATCGACCACGGCATTGGGTACGTCGGTCGCTTCCACCGTCACCTGCATCGGCAGATCCGGCGGGAACATGTCTTCGCGTTCATCCACCCACAGCACGCGGCAGGGCAGCGTCGCCAGCACGCGTATGATGGCGGCGCCGACGTGGCCGGCGCCGAACAGCACCACTTGCGGCTGGTGCGCGCGGCAGCGGTCGAGCAGCCAACGGCGGCCGTAGCGGTCTTGCGCTACATGCGTGTTGCCGGCATGACGGAATTGTTCTGCATCCAGACCGTTGTCGGGCACGCTGAGGTCGCAGGCTTCGCCTTCCAGTTCGTAGAGCAGCGTCGGGTCGTCCGATTCCAGCGCGACCGCGCGCCAGACGTCGACGCCGGCGCTCCAGTGCCGTTCGAGTTCGGTCAGCATGGCTCCTGCGTGTTGATCGATACGTTCGAACACGAGGAACACCACGCCGCCGCAGCACTGGCCGAGGCTCGGTCCGAGTGCAATGCGTTCGAATTTGCGGATGCCGGAAAACGCCGTCGCATCCGCTTCCAACATCGTGCGCGCGATCTGCGCCGCCCGCCATTCCAGATGACCGCCGCCGATGGTGTCGTACTGGCCGTCGGCCGTAAACACCATGCGCGCACCCGCCTCGCGCGGCGTCGACCCCTGGATGGTCGCCACCGTGACCAGCACTGCCGGGATGGCGGTGCTGTGCAAGTCCTTGAGTGCGGCGAGCCATGCTGTCATGAATTCTCCTGTCGGATCGGGAACGTTATTGCACCGTGGCCGTGGCTGCGGCCTTCACCGCATCAATCGCATCCAGAATCGCCTCGCTGGTCGCCGGCGCGCGCAGCGGCGGATTGATGCGATGTTCGCCCACCGCCGACACCGCATCGCGGATCGCCAGGAATACCGAGAACGGCAGCAGCAGCGGCGGTTCGCCGGTGGCCTTGGAGCGGTGGATGGTGTCCGAGACATTGCTGTTCTTGAACAACTGCGTGCGGAAATCGGTCGGGCAATCCGACACCGCGGGGATTTTATACGTCGACGGCGCATGCGTCATCAGCTTGCCGTCCTTGTTCCACCACAACTCTTCCGTCGTCAGCCAGCCCATGCCCTGGATGAAACCGCCTTCCACCTGGCCGATGTCGATGGCCGGGTTCAGGCTCTCGCCGGCGTCGTACAGTGAATCTGCGCGCAGCAGGCGCCACTCGCCGGTCAGCGTGTCGATTACGACTTCGGACACCGCCGCGCCATAGGCGAAATAGAAGAACGGATGGCCGTTCATGGTCTTGGCATTCCAGTGCACCTTGGGCGTCGAATAGAACCCGTCCGACCACAATTGCACGCGCTTGAGGTAAGCCTGCATCACCAGTTCTTCGAACGTCACCGATGCCATAGATGGAGCGTTGGTCGAGACCATGCCGTCGGCGAAGCGCACCTCGCCGGCATCGACGCCAAAGCGTTCGGCGGCCACCTGCGCCAGCCGTCCGCGGATCTGCAAGGCCGCATCCTGCGCCGCCTTGCCGTTCAGGTCGCTGCCGGTCGAGGCGGCGGTGGCCGAGGTGTTGGCGATCTTGCTGGTGTCGGTGGCGGTGCAGCGCACCTGCTCCAGCGGCAGGCCGAGCGCGTTGGCGACAACCTGCGCGACCTTGGTGTTGAGACCCTGGCCCATTTCCGTGCCGCCGTGATTGACCAGCACCGAGCCGTCGGTGTAGACATGCACCAGCGAGCCGGCCTGGTTCAGGTGCGGTACGTTGAACGAGATGCCGAACTTCACCGGCGTCAGCGCCAGGCCGCGTTTGAGGATGGTGTTTTCGGCGTTGAAGACATTGATGGCCTGACGGCGCACCTGATACTCGCTGGTGCTTTCCAGTTGATCCACCAGGGCCTGGATCACGTTGTCTTCAACGCGCTGGCCGTAGTGCGTGGTGTTGCGTGCATCCGGTCCTTCGGCGGCGCTGTCGCCGTAGAAATTGGCGCGGCGCACTTCGAGCGCATCCTTGCCGAGATTGCGGGCGATTTCATCGAGGATGTATTCGATCGCGATGGCGCCTTGCGGACCGCCGAAGCCGCGGAAGGCGGTGTTCGACTGCGTGTTGGTCTTGCCGCACATGGCGTGGATTTCCACGTCCGACAGATAGTAGGCGTTGTCGAAGTGGCACACCGCGCGCGTGGCGACCGGGCCCGACAAGTCGGCCGAGAAGCCGGCGCGCGACACCATGTCGATCTTCGCCGCGACGATGCGGCCGTTGTCGTCATAGCCGATTTCGTAATCGTAGGCGAAGCAGTGGCGCTTGCCGGTGACGATCATGTCGTCGTCGCGGTCGGCGCGCAGCTTGACCGGACGGCGCAGGCGCACTGCGGCCACCGCGGCGGCGCACGCCCACAGCGCCGATTGCGATTCCTTGCCGCCGAAGCCGCCGCCCATGCGCCGGCATTCCACCAGCACGTCATGCGAAGCGACGTGCAGTACTTCAGCAATGTGATGCTGCATCTCGCTCGGATGCTGGGTCGAGCAATACACGTGCATGCCGCGACCCTCTTTCGGGATCGCGTAGGAAATCTGGCCTTCCAGGTAAAACTGTTCCTGGCCGCCGACGTCGAACTTGCCGGCCAGCTTGTGCGGCGCCTTGTCGAAGGCTTCCGCCGGATTGCCGCGCGTCAGGTGCATCGGCGGCAGCACATAGGATTCGGCCGCATGCGCAGCGCGCGGCGTCAGCACGGCCGGCAGTTCTTCATAGTCGATCACGACCAGGCGCGCGGCGCGGCGGGCGTTGTCGTGGCTGTCGGCGATGACGATGAAGATGGGCTGGCCGACGTACTGCACCAGGTCTTCCGCCAGCACCGGATCATCCTTGATGATGGCGCCGCACTGGTTCTCGCCGGGGATGTCGGCGGCGGTGTAGACCGCCACCACGCCCGTGGACGCCTTCACCTTGCTCAGGTCGATTGCGCGCAGTTTCGCATGCGCCTTGGCCGACAGGCCGAGCGCGGCGTGCAGCGTGCCTTGCAGTTCGACGATGTCGTCGGTGTAGGTGGCTTCGCCGGTCACGTGCAGGATGGCGGATTCGTGCGGATGCGGTTTGCCGATCTCGGTCCAGGCAGAGGTGGAGGCGGAGGCGGAGGTGGACAGGGCCGGGGCTTTTTTTGCGGACATGAATTCTTCAGTTTGCTTGTTCATTGCGTTTCCTTCCTAAGCAATCTGTGCAGCAGTCTTGCCGTGCACAAAAGCGCTTACCGAAGCGGGCTGGAGCGGCGCGTCGGCGCGCGTTTCCAGCCAGTAGCGGTACAACAGGTTTTGTGCGGTTCTCATACGATACGCCGAAGAGGCGCGCATGTCAGAAAGCGGCGCGTAATCTTGCGCCAGCGCAAGCATTGCCGCCTTGACATTGGCCTCGTTCCATTCCTTGCCGTTGAGCGCGGCCTCGGCCTGCGCGGCGCGCTTGGGCGTGGCCGCCATGCCGCCGTAGGCGATGCGGGCATCGGCCACCTTGCCGCTTTCAAGACGGAAGGCGAACGACGCGCAGACCGCCGAGATGTCCTGGTCGAAACGCTTGGACAGCTTGTACACGCGGAAAGCGATCTCCTTGCGCGGCAACGGCACGCGCACGGCCTGGACGAACTCGTTCGGCAGGATCGCCGACTTCTGGTAGGCGATATAAAAATCTTCCAGCGGCATGACGCGCCGGCCGTCAACGCCATACAGCACGATCTCGGCGCCGAGCGCGATCAGCCACGGCATCGAATCGCCGATCGGCGAACCGTTGGCGACGTTGCCGCCCAGCGTGCCGGCGTTGCGCACCGGCAGCGAGGCAAAGCGCTGCCACATTTCCGACAGCTCCTCCGGATAGTGTCCGGTCAATGCGGCATAGGCTTGTTCCAGCGTGACGCCGGCGCCGATTTCCAGCCAGCCGCCGGTGTCGGTGATGTGGCGCATTTCTTCGACCTGGCCGATGTAGATGATGTCGCCCAGATCGCGCATGTGCTTGGTCACCCACAGGCCGACGTCGGTCGAGCCGGCCAGGATGCGCGCCTTCGGCAAGTCGTTGCGCAGCGTCGCCAGTTGCGCCAGCGTGCGCGGCGCATGGAAAGTCTGTCCGGCATGCGTGACGCGCAACGGCTCTTCGCGCCGGATCGCGCGCAAGGCGTCGATCACCGGCGCGCGGTCAAAGGTGGCTTTCGGCAATTCGCCCATGCGCCGCGCCGCGTCGATGATCGGACGATAGCCGGTGCAGCGGCACAGGTTGCCGGACAGGGCGTCGTCGATTTCGCGCGTGCTCGGCGCGACGTTGTCCTGCTCATGCTTGAGATACAAGCCCCACAGCGACATCACGAAGCCCGGCGTGCAGAAGCCGCATTGCGAGCCATGGCATTCCACCATGGCCTGCTGGGCCGGGTGCAGGCAACCGTCGCGCTGCTTCAGGTCTTCCACGGTGAACAGCGCCTTGCCGTCCAGCGTCGGCACGAACTGGATGCAGGAGTTGACCGTTTTCAGTTCCAGATCGTTGCCGCGCAATTCCCCCACGACCACCGTGCAGGCGCCGCAATCGCCTTCCGCGCAACCCTCTTTGGTGCCGGTGCAATGCAAGTCCTCGCGCAAATGCTGCAAAACGGTGCGTGTATTGGGCAATCCATCGACTTGATGGGTCTCGCCGCGGAAATAGAAGCGAATCGGTTCGGACATGGTGTGCTTTGCTATATGAAAATGGCTATCGAAGAAACGGTGAATCAAGATCTGTGCCGGGACCTTTTAGAGAGAAGACCTATTTGCCGCAGTCGATTGTTGCGGCAAATTGTCGGGGCCTGCTCTCTGAAAAATCCTTCGAATTCTTCTGTTTCGCTACCGGCGTCGCTCCCAGGAGTGACGCCGGCATTGCGTCAGGTAAAACCCTGCGCCGTTATCCGCCCAGGTAAATCATCTTGAACAGGAAAATCGCCGCGATCACCCAGATCACCGCCGACACATCCTTGACGCGGCCGGTCAGCAGCTTCAATGCGGCGTAGCTGATGAAGCCCAGCGCCAGGCCGTTGGCGATCGAATACGTGAACGGCATGACCAGCGCGGTAATCACGGCCGGCACGCATTCCGTCGTGTCGTTCCAGTCGATGTCGGCCAGTTCGCGCAGCATCAGGCACGCCACGAAGAACAGCGCCGGCGCCGTTGCATA is a window of Herbaspirillum hiltneri N3 DNA encoding:
- the guaD gene encoding guanine deaminase — its product is MTPHVQAYRASLLHFRNDPAFDEHATQWHSDGLLIVADGKIVAAGDYGKLSATLPAGCVPLDYRGKIITPGFIDTHVHYPQTDIIGSPAPGLLPWLNTYTFPAERRFESGEHASEVADFFLAELLRNGTTTAAVYCTVHPQSVDAFFNRSSELNLRMVAGKCLMDRNAPDFLRDTAESGARETEALIKRWHNKGRQHYAITVRFAPTSTPQQLKLAGELAMQYPDTYIQTHVAENTDEVQWVKELFPDSRSYLEVYDQYGLMRKRALYAHCIWLDDADRARMAATQSVATVCPTSNLFLGSGLFDFANADKLRMPVSLATDVGGGTSFSMLQTMNELYKVGRMAGTHLSAQRMFYLATLGGARALQLEGRIGNFAAGCDADFIVLDPKCTPLLARRSATTESLEEQLFALAILADDRAITATYSAGACVHTR
- the mutS gene encoding DNA mismatch repair protein MutS; translated protein: MTKHLKSTVESDPGSAGGEKHTPMMVQYLRIKAEYPTTLVFYRMGDFYELFFDDAEKASRLMGITLTQRGSSNGSPIKMAGIPFHSVDQYLVKLIKLGESVAICEQIGDPATSKGPVERKVVRVITPGTLTDSDLLPEKSERPLLAVNVASGKQRKTVTVGLAWLSMASGALKLMEFSAEPALLEARLKQELERISPAETLIGDAEEVAYSHILAGKPTTVPDWHFDQPSGEKALLDQLSVATLNGFGAEGMSAAIGAGGALLRYAQSTQGKGLQHVRALTVESENEFIGLDASTRRNLELTETIRAQDASALAPTLFSLLDHCRTAMGSRLLRHWLHHARRDQKVARARHAAINALMRTDACSGLSATLAAVPDIERITTRIALLSARPRDLAGLRGGLQQLGSLRNYVAMCSRDADAPLLLDLHDALATPTECLDLLERSIMLEPAAMVRDGGVIARGFDPDLDELRGLSENAGQFLIDLETRERARTGIANLRVEYNKVHGFYIEVTHGQTDKVPDDYRRRQTLKNAERYITPELKAFEDKALSAQERALSREKFLYEQLLQDLSPHIVTLQAIAHALAQLDTLVALADHAARNNWCAPQLVTEPTIVIEQGRHPVVENQIERFIANDCAFTSERKLLLITGPNMGGKSTFMRQVALITLLAYVGSFVPATSATIGPIDRIFTRIGAADDLAGGRSTFMVEMTESASILNNATENSLVLMDEVGRGTSTFDGLALAWAIAKHLIDATRSFTLFATHYFELTQLPEVHPTASNVHLSAVEHKDSIVFLHAVQAGPASQSYGLQVAQLAGVPTPVIRAARKHLAALETQSVQTTPQFDLFSTPPRADDDDAHTTPSASADPVAQAVADALADIDPDALTPRQALDALYRLKQLGDGA
- the xdhB gene encoding xanthine dehydrogenase molybdopterin binding subunit, coding for MNKQTEEFMSAKKAPALSTSASASTSAWTEIGKPHPHESAILHVTGEATYTDDIVELQGTLHAALGLSAKAHAKLRAIDLSKVKASTGVVAVYTAADIPGENQCGAIIKDDPVLAEDLVQYVGQPIFIVIADSHDNARRAARLVVIDYEELPAVLTPRAAHAAESYVLPPMHLTRGNPAEAFDKAPHKLAGKFDVGGQEQFYLEGQISYAIPKEGRGMHVYCSTQHPSEMQHHIAEVLHVASHDVLVECRRMGGGFGGKESQSALWACAAAVAAVRLRRPVKLRADRDDDMIVTGKRHCFAYDYEIGYDDNGRIVAAKIDMVSRAGFSADLSGPVATRAVCHFDNAYYLSDVEIHAMCGKTNTQSNTAFRGFGGPQGAIAIEYILDEIARNLGKDALEVRRANFYGDSAAEGPDARNTTHYGQRVEDNVIQALVDQLESTSEYQVRRQAINVFNAENTILKRGLALTPVKFGISFNVPHLNQAGSLVHVYTDGSVLVNHGGTEMGQGLNTKVAQVVANALGLPLEQVRCTATDTSKIANTSATAASTGSDLNGKAAQDAALQIRGRLAQVAAERFGVDAGEVRFADGMVSTNAPSMASVTFEELVMQAYLKRVQLWSDGFYSTPKVHWNAKTMNGHPFFYFAYGAAVSEVVIDTLTGEWRLLRADSLYDAGESLNPAIDIGQVEGGFIQGMGWLTTEELWWNKDGKLMTHAPSTYKIPAVSDCPTDFRTQLFKNSNVSDTIHRSKATGEPPLLLPFSVFLAIRDAVSAVGEHRINPPLRAPATSEAILDAIDAVKAAATATVQ
- the xdhA gene encoding xanthine dehydrogenase small subunit — its product is MSEPIRFYFRGETHQVDGLPNTRTVLQHLREDLHCTGTKEGCAEGDCGACTVVVGELRGNDLELKTVNSCIQFVPTLDGKALFTVEDLKQRDGCLHPAQQAMVECHGSQCGFCTPGFVMSLWGLYLKHEQDNVAPSTREIDDALSGNLCRCTGYRPIIDAARRMGELPKATFDRAPVIDALRAIRREEPLRVTHAGQTFHAPRTLAQLATLRNDLPKARILAGSTDVGLWVTKHMRDLGDIIYIGQVEEMRHITDTGGWLEIGAGVTLEQAYAALTGHYPEELSEMWQRFASLPVRNAGTLGGNVANGSPIGDSMPWLIALGAEIVLYGVDGRRVMPLEDFYIAYQKSAILPNEFVQAVRVPLPRKEIAFRVYKLSKRFDQDISAVCASFAFRLESGKVADARIAYGGMAATPKRAAQAEAALNGKEWNEANVKAAMLALAQDYAPLSDMRASSAYRMRTAQNLLYRYWLETRADAPLQPASVSAFVHGKTAAQIA
- the xdhC gene encoding xanthine dehydrogenase accessory protein XdhC; its protein translation is MTAWLAALKDLHSTAIPAVLVTVATIQGSTPREAGARMVFTADGQYDTIGGGHLEWRAAQIARTMLEADATAFSGIRKFERIALGPSLGQCCGGVVFLVFERIDQHAGAMLTELERHWSAGVDVWRAVALESDDPTLLYELEGEACDLSVPDNGLDAEQFRHAGNTHVAQDRYGRRWLLDRCRAHQPQVVLFGAGHVGAAIIRVLATLPCRVLWVDEREDMFPPDLPMQVTVEATDVPNAVVDMAEPGACFLVMTHSHALDQQLSERILKRADIGWYGLIGSQTKRKQFEHRLLERGITQEQLNKMTCPIGIPGIYGKEPASIAIAVVAQLMQLWEIRSQQPDRNIRAKLATHMLDGRS